From Pongo pygmaeus isolate AG05252 chromosome 1, NHGRI_mPonPyg2-v2.0_pri, whole genome shotgun sequence, one genomic window encodes:
- the LOC129007553 gene encoding basic proline-rich protein-like produces MATNAPHVHPGPGTPGLPITSLETPARSRSPEANKDPNFASQGRERSRLSGPQREPISGLEGGVRGQCSLQDIGGRAPEAGPSLHPLGCHRTPAREFLPQRPRELGCGRQQQAKNPAPRTQAPAVHDPPTPPQQNLRRPPLDSAVHPAWRGARPAWRGALTSETLGGLRGNFPSRGQPAAAPPRLGPAPGAAGRPSRVPKSTALAQKLRQPRDPHRPLPVPPLSQPPPSPSPAPAPAPAAHWLLRVPIGASGEPKAQARRGLKGTRGLYCTTGWSSLPEHINLFAERPHLTME; encoded by the exons ATGGCTACAAACGCTCCTCATGTGCATCCTGGACCTGGCACACCTGGCTTGCCCATCACCAGCCTGGAGACACCTGCCAGGAGCAGAAGCCCGGAGGCCAATAAAGACCCCAACTTTGCAAGTCAGGGGCGCGAGCGCTCTCGCCTCTCAGGTCCGCAGAGGGAACCGATTTCCGGCCTCGAGGGTGGGGTGCGGGGTCAGTGTTCTCTACAGGATATAGGAGGACGTGCCCCCGAAGCTGGTCCGTCCCTCCACCCCCTGGGATGCCACAGAACACCCGCCAGAGAGTTTCTTCCCCAGCGCCCACGAGAGCTGGGCTGCGGGCGGCAGCAGCAGGCGAAGAATCCAGCGCCGCGAACTCAGGCCCCAGCGGTGCACGACCCCCCCACACCCCCGCAACAAAACTTGCGGCGGCCGCCTCTCGACTCAGCTGTGCACCCAGCCTGGCGCGGCGCCCGCCCAGCCTGGCGCGGCGCCCTCACCTCAGAAACGCTGGGTGGACTTCGTGGTAATTTCCCATCCAGAGGGCAGCCGGCAGCCGCGCCGCCGCGCCTCGGCCCAGCTCCTGGCGCCGCAGGTCGCCCCTCCCGCGTTCCCAAAAGCACCGCGCTCGCTCAGAAGCTCAGGCAGCCTCGCGACCCTCACCGACCCCTCCCAGTACCGCCGCTGTCTCAACCGCCACCCAGCCCCTCGCCTGCGCCTGCGCCTGCGCCTGCGGCCCACTGGCTCCTCAGGGTCCCGATCGGCGCGTCAGGAGAACCCAAGGCGCAGGCCCGGCGGGGCCTTAAAGGGACCCGCGGCCTCTACTGCACAACGGGTTGGAGCAG TCTCCCTGAGCACATCAATTTATTTGCTGAAAGGCCACATCTCACTATGGAGTGA